A stretch of Trichomycterus rosablanca isolate fTriRos1 chromosome 8, fTriRos1.hap1, whole genome shotgun sequence DNA encodes these proteins:
- the LOC134318745 gene encoding NAD-dependent malic enzyme, mitochondrial-like — protein sequence MVILGQGNNAYIFPGVALAVILSGVRHISDTVFLEAAKILAEQLTDEELNQNQGRLYPPLSNIREVSLQMAVKVVEFLYSKGMAFRYPEPLDKEAYVRSIVWNTEYDSFLPDIYERAGVSHSPIVE from the exons ATGGTGATTCTGGGACAGGGGAACAATGCTTACATATTCCCAG gtgtggcTCTGGCAGTAATTCTGAGTGGTGTTAGACACATCAGTGATACGGTGTTCCTCGAGGCTGCAAAG ATCTTAGCAGAGCAGTTGACGGATGAggaactgaatcagaatcagggtCGTCTCTACCCTCCTCTTTCCAACATTAGGGAGGTTTCTTTACAGATGGCTGTGAAG gtggtggagttTCTGTACAGTAAAGGAATGGCATTTCGGTACCCAGAGCCACTGGATAAGGAGGCGTATGTGAGATCCATTGTGTGGAACACGGAGTACGATTCCTTCCTCCCAGACATCTACGAACGGGCTGGAGTGTCCCATAGTCCTATAGTGGAGTAA
- the LOC134318746 gene encoding NAD-dependent malic enzyme, mitochondrial-like: MEEGMSQADARQKIWMSDKYGLLVQVVEFLYSKGMAFRYPEPLDKEAYVKSIVWNTEYDSFLPDIYEWPGVSHSPIVE, translated from the exons ATGGAGGAGGGAATGAGTCAGGCAGACGCTCGCCAGAAGATTTGGATGTCTGACAAGTACGGTCTGCTTGTTCAG gtggtggagttTCTGTACAGTAAAGGAATGGCGTTTCGGTACCCAGAGCCACTGGATAAGGAGGCGTATGTGAAATCCATTGTGTGGAACACGGAGTACGATTCCTTCCTCCCAGACATCTACGAGTGGCCTGGAGTGTCCCATAGTCCTATAGTGGAGTAA